The genome window ATTTTCTTGTCCTGTTCAATTATCCCTGTTTCTGCATCAATTAACACTAAAACAACGTCTGAACGTTCAATTGCTTTAAGAGCTCGAAGCACACTATATTTTTCTGTAGCTTCGTATACCTTACCGCGTTTACGCATTCCCGCTGTATCAATGATTACAAAATCTTGGGAGTCTACTGTTAGGTTTGTATCAATAGCGTCTCTTGTTGTTCCTTCAATATCACTTACAATGACACGTTCTTCATTTAATAGAGCATTCACTAATGAAGATTTCCCAACATTTGGTCGGCCAATCAAACTAAAATGAATGGTATCTTCATCATCTTCTTCCATTTCTTTTTGAGGGAAATAACTGACAATTTGGTCTAGCATATCACCTAAGCCTAGGCCGTGTGAGCCTGAAACTGGGAACGGTTCGCCAAATCCAAGGGAATAATATTCATAAATCGTATCCCGCATTTCAGGATTATCGATTTTATTTATACCGAGAACTACAGGTTTATTAGATTTAAATAATAGCTTTGCTACTTCTTCATCTGCTGCGGTAATACCTTCCTTACCATTTAACAAGAAGATAATAACATCCGCCTCATCAATGGCAATCTCAGCTTGATGGCGCATTTTCACAAGCAATGGTTCGTCACCAATTTCAATTCCACCTGTATCGATTAAATTAAACGTGTGATGGAGCCATTCAGCTTGTGCATAAATACGATCTCTCGTTACACCTGGTATATCTTCTACAATTGATATTCGTTCACCTACTAGGCGATTAAATATCGTTGATTTTCCTACATTTGGTCTTCCTACAATTGCTACTACTGATTTCCTCATAAAAAGGAACTTCCTTTCTCGTTTGCGATCTAGTTATATTAACTTTATTCATTCTAGCAAAAGAAGGTAATATTAACAATTGATTCATGGTATCTACTGGTAAAAAAGTTCTTCTTGTATTAATTATAAATGCATGATTTGTTTCTCTCATTGAAAAAGGATGACAATTGACCTGCTTTCTATTTGACTATGCAGGAGCGAATATTGCTCTTTTCACCCTCTATTAATCATTATTGATTTTGCAGGCGCAGTCGTACCCAAAAGTTCCGAATCCAATTGAACGTCGCATTACTTACCTTATGAACAACTTTTAAAAAAGTGATAAATAAAACTGTACTCAATAAATAATCGAAGAAAAATAATTCCCCAATTACTTCATTGAATCCAATATAAGATACAGTAAGCTGATATATCAACTCACCGGCTAACATCCCAAGGAGACAAACACTTAATCTACTGTAATAATTTCTAGTTAAAATACAGGTTAACAAACTAAAGAGAACGGTAATAAGCAGGCCTCTCGGTAAAAACATTAAAACGGGTGATAATAACTCCCAAAAGCGAAACGAAGCATAACCAATCATTAATGTGAAGGCTGAGAAAATAAGATAAAGCAAATTATCATTACGAGCGATTAATACGATTGAACCTAAAAATAGAATGATAATCGATAGAGAGACTGTTAGGTTTTCAATCTGAAGATTAACATACGTACCAATAATAGATAATAATATCCAGCTCGCTAAAAAAGTTCGCAATCGATTCTTTTTTAAAATAAAAGTAGCAATAATCCAAAGGATCCAGCTAAACCAATAAAACAGAATTCCACTTGCCATAATAATCATCACCTACCATTAGGCAGTATTGCTACTTTTTTTCAAATCTATACAAAAAGGCCTTGTCTCTTAGACAGACAGGGCCTTTCCTCAGTGGATAAATAAATATTATATAAAAAAACTAAGACTAGCATCTAGTGGTTCGATGACAGTCTTAGTTTTCTAATATTTATTGTTATCTTTTAAACTTCTCTAGTTTATCGCCAATAATATCGCTTAATTGGAAACCTGATTGCTCATCATCTTTTGCATATTGCTTGAATTCTTTTTCTGCTTGTTCTTGTTCAATTTCCTTAATACTTAATGAGATTCGTTCATCCTTCTCATTTACATCCAATACTTTTACACTTACTTGTTGCCCAACTTCTAATACTTCCTCTGGGGTACCGATATGACGATTTGCTATTTGCGAAATATGCACTAGTCCTTCAACACCAGGCAATACTTCTACGAATGCACCAAAATTAACGAGGCGTTTTACAGTACCTTCAAGGATATCACCAGCAGAGATACGCTCTTCAATATTTGACCATGGTCCTGGAAGAGTATTCTTATGGGATAAAGAAATCCGTTCATTATCCCGGTCAACGGATAATATTTCAACCTTAATCTTATCCCCTTCAGAGACAACCTCTGATGCTTTCTCTACATGCTTATGTGAGAGTTGAGAAATATGAACAAGTCCATCAATACCACCAAGATCAACAAAAGCTCCAAAGTTTGTTAAACGCTGAACGGTACCTTCTAGAACTTGCCCTGCTTCTAAAGATTGCAATACACTATTCTTCTTGGCTTCTGCATCTGCTTCAATTACAGCGCGATGAGATAGGATAATACGGTTCTGCTCTTTATTTAAATCAACAATTTTTACTGTTAATGCTTTCCCTTTGTAATCACTAAAGTTTTCTACAAAGTAAGTTTCAACTAAAGAAGCTGGAATAAATCCTCTTACACCAACATCAACTACAAGACCGCCTTTTACTACTTCTTTGATCTCTGTTTCAAAAACTTCGCCATCTGCAAATTTTCTTTCTAACTCATGCCAAGCATTATCTGCATCAATTGCCTTTTTTGATAAAATTACTTCATCATCTTCTACTTTTTTACTTTTAATGTAAGAGAATCTCCTTCTTTTACAACGTCACTTGTTGACTCAACATGTAAGCTGGATAATTCACTAATTGGCAGAATTCCTTCCGTTTTGTAGCCAATATCAACAAGAACTTGTTTATCTTCTAATTTAACAACTGTCCCTTTTACCTCATCGCCTACATTTAATTCAAGTACTTCTTTGTTTTCTTCACTCATGCCGATAGCCTCCTAAGGATTGTCCAATATATAAATAAGAAATATATAATTTATTCTTTCTATAACTTCTAATAATTACATTTATTTGTCAAGTAAAGTAAATTGATTTTTGCAATTTTCATCAATTTAATTGTTATTAAGGTGTTTTGATGCTGCATCTAAAATAAATTGTGCAACTTCATTTATTGACATTGCTGTTGTATCTACTTCAATTGCATTATCAGCCTTTACCAGAGGGGATGCCTCTCTCTCAGAATCAATTCGATCTCTTTCTTCAATATCTTTCTTTAATTGCTCCATACTGGATGGAATGCCTCTGCGTTTATTTTCTTCATGTCTGCGAGTAGCACGTTCTTCCACAGTTGCAATAAGATATATTTTTACCTCTGCATCAGGAAGTACTCGTGTTCCTATATCTCTTCCATCCATTACTACCCCACGATGAGAGGCAAGTAATTGCTGGCGATGTACCAATTCCTCACGAATTGCCGGAAGTTTCGCAACGTAGGAAACA of Oceanobacillus zhaokaii contains these proteins:
- the der gene encoding ribosome biogenesis GTPase Der; amino-acid sequence: MRKSVVAIVGRPNVGKSTIFNRLVGERISIVEDIPGVTRDRIYAQAEWLHHTFNLIDTGGIEIGDEPLLVKMRHQAEIAIDEADVIIFLLNGKEGITAADEEVAKLLFKSNKPVVLGINKIDNPEMRDTIYEYYSLGFGEPFPVSGSHGLGLGDMLDQIVSYFPQKEMEEDDEDTIHFSLIGRPNVGKSSLVNALLNEERVIVSDIEGTTRDAIDTNLTVDSQDFVIIDTAGMRKRGKVYEATEKYSVLRALKAIERSDVVLVLIDAETGIIEQDKKIAGYAHQAGRAIVIVVNKWDTVESDEKAMKNFEEKIRAHFQYLDYAPIVFLSAKTKKRLHTLIPVIKLASESHANRIQTNVLNDVIMDAIAMNPTPTIKGKRLKVLYATQVAVKPPSFAVFVNDPELMHFSYKRFLENKIRDAFGFIGTPIKIFARRRQ
- a CDS encoding YphA family membrane protein; translation: MASGILFYWFSWILWIIATFILKKNRLRTFLASWILLSIIGTYVNLQIENLTVSLSIIILFLGSIVLIARNDNLLYLIFSAFTLMIGYASFRFWELLSPVLMFLPRGLLITVLFSLLTCILTRNYYSRLSVCLLGMLAGELIYQLTVSYIGFNEVIGELFFFDYLLSTVLFITFLKVVHKVSNATFNWIRNFWVRLRLQNQ
- the cmk gene encoding (d)CMP kinase, coding for MKSKKIAIAIDGPAAAGKSTVAKIVAEKLSYIYIDTGAMYRALTLKALNQNIDLHDERALVQLLLHTKIELQKNEKNQIVLLDGKDVTMDVRSQDVTNNVSYVAKLPAIREELVHRQQLLASHRGVVMDGRDIGTRVLPDAEVKIYLIATVEERATRRHEENKRRGIPSSMEQLKKDIEERDRIDSEREASPLVKADNAIEVDTTAMSINEVAQFILDAASKHLNNN